The Elaeis guineensis isolate ETL-2024a chromosome 13, EG11, whole genome shotgun sequence genome includes a region encoding these proteins:
- the LOC105056081 gene encoding protein SPIRAL1-like 3 isoform X2, with protein MSCPRPLYIPEKERRSPSLGFPILPPPSPLSGSDPKTERRMGRGVSSGGGQSSLGYLFGSGEAPKPAAEPVQKPAPPPPVDNSKQVPAGIQGTQANNYFRADGQNSGNFITLTAGAL; from the exons ATGTCTTGTCCTCgaccactatatataccggaaaAGGAAAGACGCTCTCCTTCGCTTGGGTTCCCAATCCTTCcccccccctcccctctctccgGATCGGATCCGAAGACTGAGAG AAGAATGGGTCGTGGAGTCAGCAGTGGAGGTGGCCAGAGTTCTTTGGGCTACCTGTTTGGGAGTGGTGAGGCTCCCAAACCTGCTGCTGAGCCAGTTCAGAAGCCAGCTCCTCCACCACCAGTTGACAACAGCAAGCAGGTTCCTGCGGGGATCCAAGGGACCCAAGCAAACAACTACTTCCGAGCAGATGGGCAGAACAGTGGCAATTTCATTACG CTCACAGCTGGTGCTTTGTAA
- the LOC105056081 gene encoding protein SPIRAL1-like 3 isoform X1, with the protein MSCPRPLYIPEKERRSPSLGFPILPPPSPLSGSDPKTERRMGRGVSSGGGQSSLGYLFGSGEAPKPAAEPVQKPAPPPPVDNSKQVPAGIQGTQANNYFRADGQNSGNFITDRPSTKVHSAPGGGSSLGYLFGGGPN; encoded by the exons ATGTCTTGTCCTCgaccactatatataccggaaaAGGAAAGACGCTCTCCTTCGCTTGGGTTCCCAATCCTTCcccccccctcccctctctccgGATCGGATCCGAAGACTGAGAG AAGAATGGGTCGTGGAGTCAGCAGTGGAGGTGGCCAGAGTTCTTTGGGCTACCTGTTTGGGAGTGGTGAGGCTCCCAAACCTGCTGCTGAGCCAGTTCAGAAGCCAGCTCCTCCACCACCAGTTGACAACAGCAAGCAGGTTCCTGCGGGGATCCAAGGGACCCAAGCAAACAACTACTTCCGAGCAGATGGGCAGAACAGTGGCAATTTCATTACG GATCGACCTTCAACAAAGGTGCATTCTGCTCCTGGTGGTGGTTCTTCCCTTGGCTACCTCTTTGGTGGGGGTCCCAACTGA